One Engraulis encrasicolus isolate BLACKSEA-1 chromosome 4, IST_EnEncr_1.0, whole genome shotgun sequence genomic window, AGACAACATTGAAAAATAGAAACACTAATTAAACCTGGGAAAATAatgtttgttgattttttttattattttaatttaaCCCTTGTTTAACCAGGGAATCCTGGCCAAGAGTGGCAGGCAGCAATTTAAAAGTTAAAAGAAAATACAAGgacaggacaaaactaacaagaCACTGGAGACAAAATGAAACTACAAAATGACATAAAGAAGTGAAATATGTGATATAACTAAAATGATGTGGTGTAACACTAAggactagaaatgcattcagagagaggaagctgtttgatagagcatttgactgttacaccctattttttaaaaaagtctttctgccttctttttttaGAAACTGGATTgccaaaatttgccctatcccgaaATTCCctctccggatcaccaccaaaatgttcctgcaatcacttgttccttttgtcatttccagcaactaaacaaaatgtcatcaaaatccatgcataactgctgacagacagacagacagacaaaccaatgaccgaaaacataacctccttggcggaggtaataaaataattaaagaaGTGGACACATGGACAATTGAGCTTTGGAAACACATAGCTTTGACTAAAATGTCATCATCAGGGTATGAGTTCAAATCATACATTCGTACTGTACAAAGGCACTGTCCAAAAATGAAGTGTAAACTGTCCTGATACGGAATCCCATATAGCCTACTCTTGTAACTAACAACACAATGCTGGAAACAGTAAACAAATGTATCTGTGCACAAAACTTTGCCAGATCAGCTCCTGCAGGTAAGCACAGACACAACCGGATAATGTTCCCCCCACATGGACCAGGCACCAGTGACCATCCAAGCTGCCTTGTGGCCGTAGCCCAGTTTGAGTGGGTGTTGGTGGGATGGATTTGAGGAGTTGAGGATAATGCTGGGTGTCGATGGAATGTTCCAGATGGTGGGGCAAAGCGTGTGACACCTCTGTACAAAGAGATGTGGCGAGGTGTGGCTGGGATGGGCTGGCATGGCATGTTGTGGCGTGGTATGACATGACATGGTGTGGGTGGTATGCTGCAGCAGAATGCACTGTTGCTTTCCTTGTCGTTTCCGTGTGCCTTGCTGCTTATGAATCAAACTGCCAGGAGCCCCCAGTGCTGCTGCCACCATTTGCCAAATACACATTTCCCTGCACACTCCAGAGCCAGGCATGGCACCCTGTGGTGGAGTAACTCTTCTGGATAATGGgaatcattacacacacaaaaccccttcCACAGATTCACAACTagtcaggcacacaggcacagataacacacacacacacacacacacaagcacaaaacacactcacacaagcacacaaacaaaatctgccccctatagatccacaaccacaaccacagacagacagacggacgaacggacagacacacagacagacacagagacagacagacacacacacacacacacacaaaacacacttacacaagcacacaaacaaaatctCCCCCCCAGATCCACaagcacaaccacaaccacaaacatttacacacacacacacacacacacacacacacacacacacacacacacacacacacacacacacacacacacacacacacgcacacacacacacacacacacacacacacaatctctgcctTCTACCCAGGTGCCACCCACCGACTCGAAACCTCTCTTTTAAACAGACCCAGATGAGGTCTGGTAGCTTGCCAGAGTTCAACAGCAGGAGCAAGTCTGGAGTGTGGTAGGTTATCGCCTCATCTCTCCTTTATATTACTGCTCCGCTCACAGCCGAGGAGATACGGCCAGACATAAAGGTGGAAAGAGGCCAGTCCCCCTTCTAAGAGATGCGGCTGCTCCATGTTGGCCTCAAGGTCAAAACTAAGCTATGTTTTATGGATGCAGACAGAATAGAAAACGCTTTCGTTTACTCTTTCTACATTGCTTCCCCGTCTGCATTTCTGTTTCAGGGGGTTGTGTGACTTACTGACTTGTAAGAGACCAATGAAATTGTGCAAAGGCTCATCAGGGGTGtgtgtataatatacagtatgtgtggtgtgggtcaaaattgtaatggcccgACATTTTTGTGACTAAAATCAACAAGGCTGATTACATCATGGATGTTTCTCAGCGGAtgaagttagagagagagtgcgagagagactgtgcgacaaaaaaaagagagctcACACTAAGCAGCGAATCAGCCGAATGGATTACAGGGCTGTGCGTGGGCTGAaaaaggcaggagagagagagagagagagagagagagagagagacagagacagagacagagaaacataatttccatGATTATTTGACAGGAGCACATTACTTGGCCTGATGAATAATGGAGGCAAGAGGAGTGTGGTGGCACCTAATCGGCAAacgctctcttgttctctcactccactttctctctctctcgctctcttgcttcttctctctctgtctgagtgaGGTTAACAAGGTGTCGGTGCGAAAAACACATCACCTCTGCGCCAAAAAACAAGGCCTCTACATTCCCTCACCCTGATCTGACTCCAATGGAGCAGACGGAATGCTTTTTAAGAAATGAGAAGAGACAAAAACAATACACAAGCACTTACCCATTCACGGCACTTGAGCCGGCAAAGATGTCAGATCGATGTTTATTTGGCAAAACAGTGACACCCTTGATATTAGCACATTTAATTaaagggtgcactgtgtaggatggaggccagagtaggtatttctggcaattaaaaatggcagacacTAGAGAAGATCCTCCTTTGCATGTGGGAAAAATGCCatctcccagtcataatgaatacttagagggtgaaggtaagtattcatgaaaaagctaccatttgtgaatgggcagcatgaattatggaattaAACTACTAAATATAGCAGGGTTCCcatgggtcatggaatttctggaatatcatggaatttcatagaAGTTTTTCCactcatggaatatcatggaattttcttaacattagtgtaaaagcaaaaacttttttgtttggtgtaccactttcttactggttatactacaacgcttcggcAGAAACGGTTTGGTTTTGAGCTGTAGTGtgaaacattctagaatgcactgagcccactgaagtctggcgatGGCTCGGCATCGGCTCTAGGAGTCAAGAtgatcttcagttttcacacttttaaaaaaaactttttaatgtaatttctttttacggaagtggtcatggaaattccgttttttggggtctggaaagtcatggaaaatcatggaatttatatatctgaattagagtgggaaccctgatataggctacagtattacacagtgcacctttaagtagtgAGAAATtatacaaatgcacgcacacgcctCCACTAACCAGAAGAGTGCGTGCTGAAATATGTCCAGGGTGTAATGGCCATTAGTCAAATGAGTCATTCCCACCATGTGAGGGATGCAACATCTGTGCTAATAGGCCATATTAATTCACACTGAAGGGATAATTGCACCGGCTTATTTTTAAGCACAGTGGCAAGATCCTGTTTAACGGGAATGTGTAGAGGTGGGGAACACTTCAAAACAATCACATTTGTTTGTTACTTTCTGAGGGGTCTGTGGAGATCGGGAGAGCCATCTTGCTGTCCTACTCTCCTTTATATAGGTCTACAATTGACTTTCTTCCCacccaggagagaggagaggtctgACATATGTGTGGCTCACCACCACTTATGTTTTCCAGAGCTTTGgtaattaaaaaagaaagagagagagaggtaaagacacagagatggaaagagaaatcTAGAGATGCATTTGCAAAAGTTCCGAATTTGGTAGAAATTGTTGCAAATAGATAGATTTCCAGTTTACAAGCATTTACTTacactgtgaggaggggcaagatgctaagcagccaatcactTGGGCacatttttgagtgacagcagtttccaatcAAAAAGAGGCATGTTATTAGGCATGTTATGTAGGTAATgtgtgctaatgtaatggaatatatACAATAAGTAGTATGTGATAAGAAAGGAACGATAATGAGACTCAGTGATTTTCGGTAAGACATACACAACGGCAAAAATtctaaacctaatcttttggtactataCGGCaaccaactaaattttaggaaaagtcaccaaggaattataattataattataaggAATTATTagggaattatacgacatcaaagttggtgcgggcaatCTAAGTCTaagaggtactgactggttaagagccagtctttaagacccttgtagttggccttgcagctgcccatttacaaacattgacatacatgtcactccacaggacgcaatttgtgttacgaaattgaacttgtagttaatattactgtattgagtttttttcacattcatatatcttaatataaagtcaatatttatgcaatcatgccaaatgcttcatatattattcaaaatgttgttggttcatttttgtatatattatattccaggtttcattaatgttacagtcacaccgtaggatatttgacatataaacctttacataaatcttaacaaaaatgtttcttctcatctaagactaatatgaaacataatcatcacatcttctttcattgacatttgttttttaaaggaaaaataacagttttgtaggtttttaaccaatgtttcgaaaaaacaaggcgtcacgtctcccacccatatacagactctcatttagcagcaggacactgaagatgACAGTTGGATTGTTCTTTGCTCCTGCACACGCCTCACAAAGTATGGGACTCATATGGagagcaaaagtcaggggtgcaggccaatcatcatgctgtaagtacatgaacatcaacaaagcattcccatatcagtaagcataggttttattgCTCAACTTCAATATGAAgacacaacacacgcgcacacgcacacacgcacacacacacacacacaaaaaaacaaacaaacaaacaaacaaacacacgcacgcacacacacagagacagagacagggaggataaacagagacagagacagggagggaaacagagagacagggagagacaatatTCCAGAGGTCCTACAACTGTACAAGTGGTATAatctctgcaaaggattcaaaccagattcacattaggatgatagtctattgaacagatagatgttagtctgccactctattccaataaggtcacttgtctgtgatgtcagccactgtattccattagggtcacttgtctgtgatgtcattatggagatggttccaAAACCTcccctgagtatacagacactcatttagtagcaggacactgaagagtacagttggattattgtttcctcctggacatttacacacgacTCACATAATATGGGACTcaggtggacagcaaaagtcagggtttcaggccaatcatcatactgtgtaagtaggcctacatgaacatcaacacagcattagcattagcacacacacacacacacacacacacacacacacacacacacacacacacacacacacacacacacacacacacacacacacacacacacacacacacacacacacacacacacacacacacacagagggagggagactgagagacagggagagacaatgttccaaaGCTCCTACAAATGTATACTACCCTACGAGGGgtataaacaaacaaatgcacgcacgcacgcacacacacagagacagagacagggaggataaacagagacagagacagggagggaaacatagagacagggagagacaaaatTCCAGAGGTCCTACAACTGTACAAGTGGTATAATcactgcaaaggattcaaaccagattcaccttaggatgatagtctcttgaacaaatacatgttagtctgccattCTATTCCAATAGgatcacttgtctgtgatgtctgccactctattccattaaggtcacttgtctgtgatgtcattatggagatacAATGTTCCAGAggtcctacaactttatactacccttcaagtggtataagctctgcaaagaaTTCAAATCAGATTtgccttaggatgatagtcttttgaacaggtaggcctacatgttagtctgccaatctattccaatagggtcacatgtctgtgatgtctgccactctataaGCTATTTTCACGCTTGTTACGTAGCAACTTCCTCATTGGCCGATTGTGCATTCCAACTTCCGGTGAACTGTCATACTGTCGTTTCTGTGTATACGGAGGTAAACAATGTTCGCCTATTCAAGTTTTTTTGGGAAATCTGCCAAGGTTGTCTTTTGCAGACGTTCATCGTCTGGTGAACCGTCACTCGACAACACCCCGCTCCAAACTGGACAAGGGATACagcttgttttttgagaaattcaTTCACGACTATGAAGGTAAGCGGTTAAGCTTATGCTAACGTCAGTTTGTGGCGTTACCTCAGATAGATGTTCGTATGGGTTATTGGTATTTGGCCAAACCAACAAAGCAAGATCGTTGTTTATTTTAAACAAGGATGAATTAGTTAATTTCGCTtgtattgtgataaaaaaaaacgttttaaagtCAGCTCGATTGTTGGGTAGAATGTAAACGAGGAGGGGAGTCAGCTTCAACCAGTTGCTACGTAGCGTTGTCGCTCCGGTTTTGTAACCTTCTGGGTAGACTACTGTACCATTCCTCAGTCATGTTATGTTATGAGAGAATTGCAATATAATAATAGTTCAGCGAGAATGCCTGTTTGAAAACTGACTCCCCCTCTGTGTtatgtggtcctgctcccaaggTCTATGTGGGTTTTAACTCGTCCTAGTACATAAATTCAACATCATAAACCAATAACAGAGTGTATGAATTAATCTTTTTGATTCATTAATTAATTTCCCATTTTGCTATTTACTTTTTTTGCTTACCAGTTTCCAACGTCATTGACAGGGAGGTTGCTGTCAGGTCTAGGTGTTACAGGTCAATGAGGAAGCGAGAACAGCCCCATTATTTGCAGGTTATTTTAGGCAGTTAAGGAGTCTGAATAATAAGTGTTTAATATCCTGTTTGTTAAACATGTAAACAGTGTAAGAGGTTAACTACTTTACGGCAGTTCCAGATTTCTAAAGATGtttttatatttgtattgctcatcCTTACATTTCTTTATTATTTGGTGCATTTTTTGTCTTATTTTAGTTTAACCTTGTCTGTCGGATTACTGCTGTGTATTTTATGTAGATTGTTTTCCAAGCTGAAGCTCCAGAACTGCAAGGAACATCATGCAGCTGTACAGCAGGGAAGGTCCTCTGCAACCACCTTGTGGCCTTGCTATTCCAGTCGGCCCATTACTGCATGTTGAAGGTAAGTTGTATGTTCAGGGCTGCTGTCTGCCGTTTGATTTGAGTGACCATGCCTAGAGGTCTATCACCacattttttaaatcctggtttgCACTTCTGTCTCTGCAGGTGACAGCTGTACCACCACCTGTGCCCTGCACAAGCTCCCTTCAAGCATGGCATCGGCCTAGGACCATGGTAATGTTttagctgtgttgagctgtaccaCATAGAGAAGAATGTCAGTCTTTTTGCCAGCCAGATGACTTgtatgccactttttgctttgctaACAATGTTCCCTAAGAAATATGACCAGGCACTGTTGACAAATCgaagcacccgcacacacatgatTAAAAAACAGACTGGAGATACCTAGCACAAATCTGTTATTTTAACTAACAAAGACTGTATTTTAACAAATTAACTGGGTACGGCTGCTTCTTATCTTTCTCAGGGGATCCATGCAGAACCGGTTCAGGACTTGGTAGTCAGGAAGCCAAAGCCATCCACCAGGAGCGTGTGCAAATCAACACTCTATCAAGCATACACTGGTAATGTGTACTACTGTAACTAATATGACACTGTTGACACTTGACATCATATTTGAAAACCAAAAGTAGTTGTAAGACGTGTCAATAATTTAACATTTCGCCTTTTATATTTATCTGTTTCAGGACCCCTGCCTGATCCCAACATGCTGGCTATTGGGGAGAAGCTCACAAACATCAGGCCGCAACCACTGATCTCGTCTGTGCTGCACGGCCTATCGCAGCTGTCGATGGTAGACTCCAAGTTCGGACCTGTGCCACGAGGATCACCCCTGTCATACCAGTGTCCTCCTGTGGTCAAATGTGGGGATTACATCCAGCACCCAGAGGCACCAGCATTCCCGAATCTGCCCTTAGAGGACTCAACATTTCCCACCCAAATTCcacaatttgaaaaaaactcaATCCAAATTTTGCATTTCGACACTTTAACTGTTACATATAACATGGCAAGTGACATAGAGAAGCAGACAAGAGAACAGTCTGagtgccagtgttaatttcgtcaaccacgacgatgacgaaaatatttcgtcaacgcccctttttcccttgacgatgacgagacgatgacgcactaaaaattgcctcaagcaaatcaaaatatgacgaaaataaaaaaatattttcatcaaggagactaagacgagacgaaatatacaagacatggacgaatggacattaaaaatatataattatatataattaatttgtaattgtaatataggcctaagtgtcttgaacttcattcatgctgtgttgcctcgcttgtatctgctggcagccaatgcatggcgcagctcagtcagtagttctatagcctagtagttcagtgagtccatttaagttgagtttaggtcctaaaacattcccagagaaagagaaaaaatagccgacgttgagggaagtgttcattttgaaacatgttcaaccctcttatccatgacgaagacatgtgtttctgcagtaggtaatgacagtcgcgccaatcctcctctgatactgtcattctaaacctcctcgagcttccactattctccttttcagttttcacttaggctgtcttagcccggcgttcgttgtctgttctttttttgtaatgtttgctatatttgttgtttaaccatatgagtaggcagcaagcaaatcatgaaggtcggatttgtgaatttatttaaatcagtcaccgcgggagcgcgcggaaagggggaaagttggcctgtctaaagtaacagaggcacggctactgtagtctagttttgaaaagaatcaatggatgggcgatcgctaaggagttttaaactgttgagatttgaaacttgttctcgtcgagagcaacgctaaaagacccaaggaagtcgacagcatttccgtgcgtcttcagcgtcttcctaagttccaaaaactctttccaggtcatgcttatcgagcctcgacacccccgacaaacaaaacagcatttgtGTTTAAATATTTTTATATGCGTGTGCTTTCtttcgtccagtctgcatacccctgcctaacaattttcctgggacttttgcagggcatacgaagtgggttcgcgcaatctatttaagcctattccacacatgccgcacgagtcattatcgttctctgctcgcattgccaattgaaaacaaaaaccgctaacttgcatagtctaacatcagcagtattttatctgactcgtggtcatcgggaagccactatcagggagacttcttgaacttcatgcagacttgggatgtctggtcttcccactgccggcaatctgcaggctttaagtcccgcggtcaggtgaagaagagcatgtagcttcctccgtgatcaaactcaaaatgaaatataatatgcagcagcttctaatgcacgagagagagagagagagagagagagagagagagagagagagcgcagcctgcacctggatgtgtgtgtgtgtgtgtgtgtgtgatgctcttttgctctatgatgttgaaattactgatttgggttttggtggaaaatgaccaagtaacaaggtgaatatttgctgcaataggcaatattagtaatactttgtgaaataacaatagccattgtaggttatttattttacacaatattgactaaaatgacaaaaaattgaaatgttgactaaaatttgaaatgttgactaaaatgactaaaatttgactatgactaaaattgattttcgtcattttgactaagactaagacaaaattgtgaaggcaatgactaaaatatgactaagactaaaattgattttcgtcattgtgactaagactaagactaaataaaaaaaagctgacgaaattaacactgctgagtGCCCACTATGGCAAGCTCTACGAAAGCCGAGAGTAACAGCAAGTAGATTTTATGAGGTTAGCCACGTCAGAGGGGTGTCCTCTGGTGAGTCCCTGGCATTGAGAATACTTAAGGGCACTCGCCAGACTCCTGCCATGAAGAGGGGGCTGGAGCGGGAGCCACAGGTGCTGGAGGTGTGCAATGTCAATGTGGGTCGCTGTGGGTTAGTCATTCACCCTCAAGCTCCTCACCTGGGGGCTAGCCCTGATGCAAGGGTATATGACCCAAATGAAATTCCATGTTTTGGCCTTGCTGAGGTGAAATGCCCAGCCATTTCAAACATCACACAGGCAGGACATGTAAAAATTACTAATGGGAAGGCGAAACTTAAAAGAAACCACAAGTACTACTGGCAGGTTCAAGGCCAACTTGCAGTAACTGGCTTGAGTTGGTGCGATTTCATTACGGATACAGAGGAGGACTTAACCATTGAAAGAGTGTGGAGGGATGATGAATTGAttggagagatgaaggagaaggtGGACGTGTACTTTTTTGGTACATTCATGAATGTTTATCTTTTGCCCAAAGAAGTGTAATTAACCAAATGATTATTGAAAGAATTCATGAATAAATGAAGTGCACGA contains:
- the LOC134447058 gene encoding uncharacterized protein LOC134447058 — protein: MKIVFQAEAPELQGTSCSCTAGKVLCNHLVALLFQSAHYCMLKVTAVPPPVPCTSSLQAWHRPRTMGIHAEPVQDLVVRKPKPSTRSVCKSTLYQAYTGPLPDPNMLAIGEKLTNIRPQPLISSVLHGLSQLSMVDSKFGPVPRGSPLSYQCPPVVKCGDYIQHPEAPAFPNLPLEDSTFPTQIPQFEKNSIQILHFDTLTVTYNMASDIEKQTREQSECQC